A window from Betta splendens chromosome 1, fBetSpl5.4, whole genome shotgun sequence encodes these proteins:
- the psmd12 gene encoding 26S proteasome non-ATPase regulatory subunit 12, with protein MSEERSERSDGRIVKMEIDYSSTVDQRLPECEKMAKEGKLQEAIESLLSLEKQTRTASDMVSTSRILVAVVQMCYEAKDWDALNENIMLLTKRRSQLKQAVAKMVQECYKYVDSVTDLPIKLRLIDTLRTVTAGKIYVEIERARLTKTLANIKEQSGEVKEAASILQELQVETYGSMEKKEKVEFILEQMRLCIAVKDYIRTQIISKKINTKFFQEEGTEELKLKYYDLMIQVDLHEGSYLSICKHYRAIYDTPCILEDSSKWQQALKSVVLYVILSPYDNEQSDLVHRISSDKKLEEIPKYKDLLKQFTTMELMRWASVVEDYGKELREGSPDSPATDVFSYSEEAEKRWNDLKNRVVEHNIRIMAKYYTRITMKRMAGLLDLSIDESEEFLSSLVVNKTIYAKVDRLAGIINFQRPKDPNDLLNDWSHKLNSLMSLVNKTTHLIAKEEMIHNLQ; from the exons ATGTCCGAGGAGCGATCCGAACGATCTGATGGCAGAATTGTGAAGATGGAGATCGACTACAGTTCGACTGTAGACCAACGACTCCCGGAATGTGAAAAAATGGCTAAA GAGGGCAAACTGCAAGAAGCCATTGAGAGCTTGTTGTCGTTGGAGAAGCAAACCAGAACT GCTTCAGACATGGTGTCCACCTCTAGAATCCTAGTAGCTGTGGTCCAGATGTGCTATGAAGCCAAAGACTGGGATGCTCTGAACGAAAACATTATGTTGCTGACAAAACGAAGAAGTCAGCTCAAACAG GCTGTTGCCAAAATGGTGCAAGAATGTTACAAGTATGTGGACTCTGTCACTGATCTGCCCATCAAGCTGAGACTCATTGATACACTTCGCACTGTCACTGCTGGCAAG ATCTATGTAGAGATTGAGCGTGCCAGACTGACAAAGACCTTGGCCAACATTAAAGAGCAAAGTGGAGAGGTCAAAGAGGCTGCTTCCatcctccaggagctgcag GTAGAAACATATGGCTCcatggaaaaaaaggagaaggtGGAGTTTATTTTGGAACAGATGAGGCTTTGCATTGCTGTGAAAGATTACATTCGCACCCAGATCATCAGCAAGAAGATCAACACCAAATTCTTCCAGGAAGAAGGCACAGAG GAGTTAAAGCTCAAGTATTACGACCTGATGATTCAGGTTGACCTGCACGAGGGCTCTTACCTGTCTATCTGCAAACACTACAGGGCCATCTATGACACCCCCTGCATTTTGGAGGACAGCAGCAAGTGGCAACAG GCTCTGAAGAGTGTGGTGCTATATGTGATTCTTTCCCCTTACGATAACGAGCAGTCAGATCTTGTGCACAGAATTAGTTCAGACAAGAAGCTGGAAGAAATTCCCAAATACAA GGATCTGTTGAAGCAGTTCACCACTATGGAGTTGATGCGCTGGGCATCTGTGGTGGAGGATTATGGCAAGGAGCTCAGAGAGGGCTCACCTGACAGCCCCGCCACAGATGTGTTCTCTTattcagaggaggcagagaaaaggtGGAATGACTTGAAGAACAGAGTAGTGGAGCAT AACATCAGAATAATGGCCAAATATTACACCAGAATCACAATGAAGAGAATGGCTGGACTTCTTGACCTCTCCATTGAC GAATCTGAGGAGTTCCTATCCAGTCTAGTTGTGAACAAGACCATCTATGCCAAGGTGGACAGGCTGGCCGGTATCATCAACTTCCAGAGGCCTAAAGATCCCAATGACCTGCTCAACGACTGGTCACACAAACTCAACTCTCTCATGTCTCTTGTCAACAAAACCACACACCTGATTGCCAAGGAGGAGATGATCCACAACCTGCAGTGA